One Mycobacterium pseudokansasii genomic region harbors:
- a CDS encoding YfbU family protein, producing the protein MSYRQERRVAVINIRVEDRIRDQLKNLADAEGLTLSEYVRDRLLEVIVPPDYRPSDDYDGEPAPETMRIADRQVLSLLHRILARVLPEDANGEDGDEAYQLQRAEVIEKGFTGEYWREVAGFRTELSKLDCDRVLDILDMFRVITYSIARLAKKGTPVSEDLEYELEFQGFDYQDKLESHMATYVEFLMTDDRWTELRPQLERNGGGNSHHRTLGAYMRMLAEYRRIKDARGRGSRRDDYLLSTEELEQIAAARVHPSHRG; encoded by the coding sequence GTGTCATACAGACAGGAGCGCCGTGTGGCCGTCATCAACATCCGCGTCGAGGATCGGATCCGCGACCAGCTCAAGAATCTGGCTGACGCCGAGGGGCTCACGCTGAGCGAATACGTCCGCGATCGCCTCCTGGAGGTGATCGTTCCCCCCGACTACCGGCCATCGGACGACTACGACGGTGAGCCGGCGCCGGAGACCATGCGGATCGCCGACCGGCAAGTGCTGTCGTTGCTGCACCGCATCCTGGCGCGTGTGCTGCCTGAAGATGCCAACGGCGAAGACGGGGACGAGGCGTATCAGCTTCAGCGTGCAGAGGTGATCGAGAAAGGCTTCACCGGGGAGTACTGGAGGGAAGTCGCTGGGTTCCGGACCGAGTTGTCCAAGCTCGACTGCGACCGCGTCCTCGACATCCTCGACATGTTCCGCGTGATCACCTACAGCATCGCGAGGCTGGCGAAGAAGGGAACGCCGGTCAGCGAAGACCTGGAGTACGAGCTGGAATTCCAGGGTTTCGACTACCAGGACAAGCTCGAAAGCCACATGGCCACTTATGTCGAGTTTTTGATGACTGACGATCGATGGACCGAACTGCGACCTCAGCTGGAACGCAACGGTGGTGGCAACTCCCACCACCGGACACTCGGCGCCTACATGCGCATGCTCGCTGAGTACCGCCGCATCAAGGACGCCCGCGGCCGAGGGTCCCGCCGGGACGACTACTTGCTGTCCACCGAGGAGTTGGAACAGATTGCCGCCGCCCGAGTCCACCCGTCACACCGTGGGTAG